The following coding sequences are from one Comamonas koreensis window:
- the tadA gene encoding tRNA adenosine(34) deaminase TadA yields the protein MADSLVPASTGGQLPPQPVDAHWMRAALEQARAAAEAGEVPVGAVVVRDGQIVGRGFNHPIGAHDPSAHAEIEALRDAAKRLGNYRLDGCALYVTLEPCAMCAGAILHARLDRVVWGAAEPRTGAGGSVLDLFAQAALNHHTAVTAGVLAHEAAALLTEFFGKRRVQQKQQALASHPLRDDALRTPDALFAPALDCACPSCFYSEWPALGGLRLHAKDSAGQNPPPAAAARQWLLLPGLPAQQGLFRELAAGLAARGDRVVAPDWLGLGRSDKPKKDNRLGDPQQLAILQDLVHQLHLEGEQGLVVVAHGDAARLAQALVAQQAALGKPVQGLWLINPPNPAAPSADYRLWLEQLARKPALGIAAALGTSAVDAAMDADRQQWAAQFPDKGYRAGLRAWARDALAALDAPVVMPSASAPALPVLVSLGEQARWWPAPAQGLEAWLAAVATAAGGAGPLAWQRCAGGDWLPLQNSAALLQASRFFDAGAEAAALGLVAAAWR from the coding sequence ATGGCCGACAGCCTCGTCCCCGCCAGCACCGGCGGCCAGTTGCCCCCCCAGCCTGTTGACGCGCACTGGATGCGCGCTGCGCTGGAGCAGGCACGTGCCGCCGCCGAGGCAGGCGAAGTGCCCGTGGGTGCCGTGGTGGTGCGTGACGGCCAGATCGTCGGCCGGGGTTTTAACCACCCGATTGGCGCGCATGACCCCAGCGCCCATGCCGAGATCGAGGCCCTGCGCGATGCGGCCAAGCGCCTGGGCAATTACCGGCTCGATGGCTGTGCCTTGTATGTCACTTTGGAGCCTTGCGCGATGTGCGCCGGTGCCATCTTGCATGCGCGCCTGGACCGCGTGGTCTGGGGCGCTGCCGAGCCGCGTACCGGTGCCGGGGGATCGGTGCTGGACCTGTTTGCGCAGGCTGCACTGAACCACCACACGGCGGTGACCGCGGGTGTGCTGGCGCACGAGGCTGCAGCCCTGCTCACCGAATTTTTTGGCAAGCGCCGCGTGCAGCAAAAGCAGCAGGCGCTGGCCAGCCACCCGCTGCGTGACGACGCACTGCGCACGCCCGATGCGCTGTTTGCGCCCGCATTGGACTGCGCCTGCCCCAGCTGCTTTTACAGCGAGTGGCCGGCTTTGGGCGGCCTGCGCCTGCATGCCAAAGACAGCGCGGGCCAAAACCCACCGCCAGCCGCCGCTGCCCGGCAATGGCTGCTGCTGCCCGGCCTGCCGGCGCAGCAAGGGCTGTTTCGCGAACTGGCCGCTGGCCTGGCCGCGCGCGGTGACCGCGTGGTGGCACCCGATTGGCTGGGCCTGGGGCGCAGCGACAAGCCCAAAAAGGACAATCGCCTGGGCGATCCCCAGCAACTGGCGATACTGCAAGACCTTGTCCACCAGTTGCATCTGGAGGGCGAACAGGGCCTGGTCGTCGTTGCCCATGGCGATGCCGCGCGCCTGGCCCAGGCGTTGGTGGCACAGCAGGCTGCGCTGGGCAAGCCGGTGCAGGGGCTATGGCTGATCAACCCGCCGAATCCCGCAGCGCCGAGCGCCGACTACCGCCTCTGGCTGGAGCAATTGGCGCGCAAACCGGCGCTGGGCATTGCCGCTGCGCTGGGCACCAGCGCGGTCGATGCTGCGATGGATGCGGACCGCCAGCAATGGGCGGCGCAGTTCCCCGACAAGGGCTACCGCGCAGGGCTGCGCGCCTGGGCACGCGATGCCTTGGCGGCGCTGGATGCGCCCGTTGTGATGCCAAGCGCATCAGCGCCAGCGCTTCCTGTGCTGGTCAGCCTGGGCGAGCAAGCCCGCTGGTGGCCGGCACCTGCGCAGGGACTGGAGGCCTGGCTGGCAGCAGTCGCTACAGCGGCAGGCGGCGCCGGGCCGCTGGCTTGGCAGCGCTGCGCAGGCGGTGACTGGCTGCCGCTGCAAAACAGCGCGGCACTGCTGCAGGCCAGCCGCTTCTTTGATGCGGGTGCCGAGGCCGCAGCGCTGGGCTTGGTGGCGGCGGCTTGGCGCTGA
- a CDS encoding zinc-dependent peptidase — MAWLHRTWSRLRALARPVPEIPAALWLQVLQKYPFLEALSLEEKAKLRALSALFLRQKQFSGAHGLVVSDAMALTIAAQACVPLLHRGEAQQAIALYDDFVGIVVHPGTMVAARDMHDEAGLVSHRRMMLEGEAMQHGPVTLSWAAIAQDPLQQNARGTSVVIHEFCHKIDMRNGGADGYPSLPGHFLGLASAAEARQTWERTWASAFAAFGHAIAKSQRFGEPAPWLDSYGATAPAEFFAVACEAFFVNRSQFAQEWPQLDRMLAGLFRPDAG, encoded by the coding sequence ATGGCCTGGCTGCACCGCACCTGGTCACGCCTGCGCGCGCTGGCGCGCCCCGTGCCCGAAATCCCCGCAGCCCTGTGGTTGCAGGTGCTGCAAAAATACCCGTTCCTCGAGGCGCTGTCGCTGGAAGAAAAAGCCAAGCTGCGCGCCTTGAGCGCACTGTTTCTGCGCCAAAAACAATTCTCGGGTGCCCATGGCCTGGTGGTGAGCGATGCGATGGCGCTGACTATAGCCGCGCAGGCCTGCGTGCCGCTGCTCCACCGGGGTGAGGCGCAGCAGGCCATCGCGCTCTACGATGATTTTGTCGGCATTGTCGTGCACCCGGGCACGATGGTGGCTGCGCGCGACATGCATGACGAGGCGGGCCTGGTATCGCACCGGCGCATGATGCTCGAAGGCGAAGCGATGCAGCATGGCCCCGTCACGCTCAGCTGGGCAGCCATTGCGCAAGATCCGCTGCAGCAAAACGCGCGCGGCACCAGCGTCGTCATCCACGAGTTCTGCCACAAGATCGATATGCGCAATGGCGGTGCCGATGGCTACCCCTCGCTGCCCGGCCATTTTCTGGGCCTGGCGAGCGCCGCCGAAGCACGCCAGACCTGGGAGCGCACCTGGGCATCGGCCTTTGCGGCCTTTGGCCATGCGATTGCCAAATCCCAGCGCTTTGGCGAGCCCGCGCCCTGGCTGGACAGCTATGGCGCCACGGCCCCGGCCGAGTTCTTTGCGGTGGCTTGCGAGGCCTTCTTTGTCAACCGCAGCCAGTTCGCACAGGAATGGCCGCAGCTCGACCGCATGCTGGCCGGGCTGTTCCGGCCGGACGCTGGCTAA
- a CDS encoding ArnT family glycosyltransferase, producing the protein MNSLASARAVPARVAWSIQVRMALLLALWLLALAWLRPLSDPDEGRYAVAALQMLRSGDWVTPALNGLPFFHKPPLYYWLAATGLQVAGVHEWVARLPSLLGAWLAAMSLFALLKRYASQSVAVAAAVVLVTMPYTYLAAQYANMDMLLAGCLTACICSAAMATLEARQASGRIRGMAWMGWLAAAGAWAGLGFLAKGLIALVLPGMVWALWLVWDRRWRQWWLPLHAAAWLPVLLIAGPWVFMAQERHSGFFHYFFVTQHFQRYTGSSFNNPQPWWFYGAVIALAALPWTGWALAAGWRSWRRRRLDGSAAKPAARPAEQTLVQSLDRLMLVWFAVIVLFFSVPHSKIVGYVLPALPPLAYAVVRLVQAAGWQRWGRHTAALAALLCVALAVALGTVAVPAKAQWRALRSLPVQSADRVVMLEHLYYEVPFYLPAMADPLVVDDWSTEDQQADNWKKELSDAAQFAPQLGSRVLLDAQSLQAYACAHPQQRLWVVGSAEAAQRQMPALATAAAALHLGSTQVWQLQAGQACDRGTGR; encoded by the coding sequence ATGAACAGTCTCGCTTCTGCGCGGGCCGTGCCTGCCCGCGTTGCTTGGTCGATCCAGGTCCGCATGGCACTCTTGCTAGCGCTGTGGCTGCTGGCGCTGGCCTGGCTGCGGCCGCTCAGCGATCCGGATGAGGGCAGGTACGCTGTGGCTGCCTTGCAGATGCTGCGCAGCGGCGACTGGGTGACGCCTGCGCTCAACGGCCTGCCGTTTTTCCACAAGCCGCCGCTGTACTACTGGCTCGCTGCTACGGGCTTGCAGGTCGCGGGCGTCCATGAATGGGTGGCGCGCCTGCCGTCGCTGCTGGGCGCATGGCTGGCGGCAATGTCCTTGTTCGCCCTGCTCAAACGCTATGCCAGCCAGTCGGTAGCCGTGGCTGCTGCCGTGGTGCTGGTGACCATGCCCTACACCTACCTGGCCGCGCAGTACGCCAATATGGACATGCTGCTGGCCGGCTGCCTGACGGCCTGCATCTGCAGCGCTGCGATGGCGACCCTGGAGGCGCGCCAGGCGTCGGGCCGCATCCGGGGCATGGCGTGGATGGGCTGGCTGGCTGCGGCCGGTGCCTGGGCCGGGCTGGGCTTTTTGGCCAAGGGCCTGATTGCGCTGGTGCTGCCCGGCATGGTCTGGGCCCTCTGGCTGGTCTGGGACCGGCGCTGGCGCCAATGGTGGCTGCCTTTGCATGCCGCGGCATGGCTGCCGGTGCTGCTGATTGCCGGCCCCTGGGTGTTCATGGCGCAAGAGCGCCACAGCGGCTTTTTCCACTACTTTTTTGTCACCCAGCACTTTCAGCGCTACACCGGCAGCAGCTTCAACAACCCCCAGCCCTGGTGGTTCTATGGTGCGGTGATCGCACTGGCCGCCTTGCCTTGGACGGGCTGGGCGCTGGCTGCTGGCTGGCGCAGCTGGAGGCGCAGGCGTCTGGACGGATCGGCTGCGAAGCCAGCAGCACGGCCGGCCGAGCAGACCTTGGTGCAAAGCCTGGACCGGCTGATGCTGGTCTGGTTTGCCGTCATCGTGCTGTTCTTCTCGGTGCCGCACAGCAAGATCGTGGGCTATGTGCTGCCTGCGCTGCCACCGCTGGCCTATGCGGTGGTGCGGCTGGTGCAAGCCGCTGGCTGGCAGCGCTGGGGCCGGCATACGGCGGCGTTGGCCGCGCTGTTGTGTGTGGCGCTGGCCGTGGCGCTGGGCACGGTGGCTGTGCCTGCCAAGGCCCAATGGCGCGCACTGCGCAGCCTGCCGGTGCAGTCGGCGGACCGCGTGGTGATGCTTGAGCACCTGTACTACGAAGTGCCTTTTTACCTGCCCGCCATGGCCGATCCGCTGGTGGTGGACGACTGGAGCACCGAGGACCAGCAGGCCGACAACTGGAAGAAGGAGCTGAGCGATGCTGCGCAGTTTGCGCCGCAGCTGGGCAGCCGTGTCTTGCTGGATGCGCAGAGCTTGCAAGCCTATGCCTGCGCGCATCCGCAGCAGCGCCTGTGGGTCGTTGGCAGCGCCGAGGCGGCCCAGCGCCAGATGCCGGCGCTGGCCACTGCCGCAGCGGCCCTGCATTTGGGCAGCACCCAGGTCTGGCAATTGCAGGCGGGCCAGGCCTGCGACCGAGGCACGGGCCGTTGA
- a CDS encoding UDP-2,3-diacylglucosamine diphosphatase, with protein MDSPTDTRAADTHEALRAQLATTAVHAFAAPPAWRSIEFISDLHLQPQLPQTWHSWQQYLQASTADAIFMLGDLFEAWVGDDALDEAGSFEAACAQSLREASGQRAVFFMHGNRDFLIGAQFAERSGMQLLPDPSCLTFLGQRWLLSHGDALCVEDSEYQRFRAVARSPAWQQQILAQPLAQRRQLAGAMRSQSEARRMREVITADVDTQAALAWLQQAQAPTLIHGHTHRPARHALDAGHERLVLSDWDTDLEPARAEVLRIDATGQQRIALADYLARPPQPGAH; from the coding sequence ATGGACAGCCCGACCGACACCCGCGCCGCAGACACTCATGAGGCGCTGCGCGCCCAGTTGGCCACCACGGCAGTCCATGCCTTCGCTGCGCCCCCCGCCTGGCGCAGCATCGAATTCATCTCCGATCTGCATCTTCAACCCCAGCTGCCACAGACCTGGCACAGCTGGCAGCAGTACCTGCAAGCCAGTACGGCAGATGCGATCTTCATGCTGGGCGATTTGTTTGAAGCCTGGGTCGGCGACGATGCGCTGGACGAGGCCGGCAGCTTTGAAGCGGCCTGCGCCCAGAGCCTGCGCGAGGCCAGTGGCCAGCGCGCCGTCTTCTTCATGCATGGCAACCGCGACTTTCTCATCGGCGCGCAGTTTGCCGAGCGCAGCGGCATGCAATTGCTGCCCGATCCCAGCTGCCTCACTTTTCTCGGCCAGCGCTGGCTGCTCAGCCATGGCGATGCGCTGTGCGTGGAAGATTCCGAATACCAGCGTTTTCGTGCGGTGGCACGCAGCCCCGCCTGGCAGCAGCAGATTCTGGCCCAGCCGCTGGCCCAGCGCCGCCAGCTCGCTGGCGCCATGCGCAGCCAGAGCGAGGCGCGCCGCATGCGCGAAGTGATCACCGCCGATGTGGATACCCAGGCCGCCCTCGCCTGGTTGCAACAGGCCCAGGCGCCCACACTGATCCACGGCCACACCCACCGCCCTGCCCGCCACGCGCTGGATGCGGGCCACGAGCGCCTGGTGCTGAGCGACTGGGACACCGACCTGGAACCCGCCCGCGCCGAAGTGCTGCGCATCGACGCCACCGGCCAGCAGCGCATCGCGCTGGCCGATTACCTGGCCCGGCCTCCACAGCCCGGCGCGCACTGA
- a CDS encoding peptidylprolyl isomerase, whose product MPSKRHTLSILGGLALAGGMLLTSAAQAADQPRVKLATSMGDIVVELNPEKAPKTVANFLQYVNDKFYDGTIFHRVIGNFMIQGGGFTPDMQQKPARSPIPLEANNGLKNNTYTIAMARTAVPDSATAQFFINVQNNDSLNAPNPDGHGYAVFGKVVSGNDVVDKIKAVQTGNAGPHQNVPKTPVIIKSATVVK is encoded by the coding sequence ATGCCTTCCAAACGACACACTCTTTCCATTCTGGGCGGCCTGGCACTGGCCGGCGGCATGTTGCTGACCAGCGCCGCACAAGCAGCGGACCAGCCCCGCGTGAAGCTGGCGACCTCGATGGGCGACATCGTGGTCGAGCTCAATCCAGAAAAAGCGCCCAAGACGGTGGCCAACTTCCTGCAGTACGTGAACGACAAGTTCTACGACGGCACGATCTTCCACCGCGTGATCGGCAACTTCATGATCCAGGGCGGCGGCTTCACCCCCGATATGCAGCAAAAGCCTGCGCGCTCGCCGATCCCGCTGGAGGCCAACAACGGCCTCAAGAACAACACCTATACCATCGCGATGGCCCGCACGGCGGTTCCCGACTCGGCCACCGCGCAGTTCTTCATCAATGTGCAGAACAACGATTCGCTGAATGCCCCCAACCCCGATGGCCACGGCTATGCGGTGTTTGGCAAGGTCGTCAGCGGCAATGATGTGGTCGACAAGATCAAGGCCGTGCAAACCGGCAATGCCGGCCCGCACCAGAACGTGCCCAAGACCCCTGTCATCATCAAGTCGGCTACCGTCGTCAAGTAA
- a CDS encoding NADPH-dependent FMN reductase gives MAKPQIGVIVGSNSKTSINKQLAHGLVNLVQNQADFEFLDLSALPFYNRDDDADAYPAAFTAFKDKVRSKNGILFVTPEHNRSVPAYLKNALDGASRPYGSGAWNGIPAGIIGTSTGGPATSMAQQHLRNILVFLDMPAMAQPEGFIRWTDGLISADGKVAEASEKFLRSYMERFLAWVALHPKK, from the coding sequence GTGGCAAAACCCCAAATCGGCGTGATCGTTGGCAGCAACAGCAAGACCTCGATCAACAAGCAACTGGCGCATGGCCTGGTCAACCTGGTGCAGAACCAGGCGGACTTCGAGTTCCTGGACCTGAGCGCGCTGCCGTTCTACAACCGCGACGACGATGCCGACGCCTATCCGGCGGCATTTACCGCTTTCAAAGACAAGGTGCGCAGCAAGAACGGCATCCTGTTTGTGACGCCCGAGCACAACCGCTCGGTGCCGGCCTACCTGAAAAACGCGTTGGACGGCGCCAGCCGCCCCTATGGCAGTGGCGCATGGAACGGCATCCCCGCCGGCATCATAGGCACCTCGACCGGTGGTCCGGCCACCTCGATGGCCCAGCAGCATTTGCGCAATATTCTGGTGTTTCTGGACATGCCGGCGATGGCGCAGCCCGAGGGCTTTATCCGCTGGACCGATGGCCTGATCAGTGCCGATGGCAAGGTGGCCGAGGCCAGCGAAAAGTTTTTGCGCAGCTACATGGAGCGCTTTCTGGCCTGGGTGGCTCTGCACCCGAAGAAATAA
- a CDS encoding ABC transporter ATP-binding protein: MTDAVLSQSQAPEAVLVAQGLGKSVSDSTGSLTILRDVDFSIAQGETVAIVGASGSGKSTLLSILAGLDTPSVGTVRIAGQDLFALSEDDRAALRARTMGFVFQNFQLMGNLTALENVMLPLELAGQRDARKQATAMLERVGLGQRLAHYPKLLSGGEQQRVALARAFVVQPAVLLADEPTGSLDFATGEAVMQLVMDLNREAGTTLIMVTHDRAIAAQCQRVITIAAGAVVQDSRI; encoded by the coding sequence ATGACAGATGCAGTGCTTTCTCAATCGCAGGCGCCTGAGGCGGTGTTGGTGGCCCAGGGCCTGGGTAAATCGGTCTCGGATTCGACTGGCAGTTTGACCATTCTGCGTGATGTGGACTTTAGCATCGCGCAGGGGGAAACCGTGGCGATTGTCGGTGCATCGGGCTCGGGCAAAAGCACCTTGCTGTCGATCCTGGCGGGCCTCGATACCCCCAGCGTGGGCACGGTGCGGATTGCTGGCCAGGACCTGTTTGCGCTGAGCGAAGACGACCGGGCAGCGCTGCGTGCGCGCACGATGGGATTTGTGTTTCAGAACTTTCAATTGATGGGCAATTTGACGGCGCTGGAAAACGTGATGCTGCCCCTCGAGTTGGCTGGCCAGCGCGATGCCCGCAAGCAGGCGACTGCCATGCTTGAGCGTGTGGGCCTGGGCCAGCGCCTCGCCCACTACCCCAAGCTACTGTCGGGTGGCGAGCAGCAGCGCGTGGCACTGGCCCGCGCCTTTGTCGTGCAGCCCGCTGTGCTGCTGGCCGACGAGCCCACCGGCAGCCTGGACTTTGCCACCGGCGAAGCGGTGATGCAGCTGGTGATGGACCTGAACCGCGAGGCGGGCACGACCCTGATCATGGTCACGCACGACCGCGCCATTGCCGCCCAGTGCCAGCGCGTGATCACTATCGCCGCCGGCGCCGTCGTGCAAGACAGCCGCATTTAA
- a CDS encoding peptidylprolyl isomerase, whose amino-acid sequence MSNPQVELHIKDYGVITLELDADKAPKSTENFLSYVKSGHYDGTIFHRVINSFMIQGGGFASGMDQKSTQAPIQNEAQNGLKNDQYTVAMARTSDPHSATAQFFINVAKNDFLNHTSPTPSGWGYAVFGKVVKGNDVIDKIKAVKTGSKGMHQDVPKEEVLIEKAVAL is encoded by the coding sequence ATGAGCAATCCACAAGTTGAACTGCATATCAAAGACTACGGCGTCATCACGCTGGAACTCGACGCAGACAAAGCCCCCAAGTCCACCGAGAACTTCCTGAGCTACGTCAAGAGCGGCCACTATGACGGCACGATCTTCCACCGCGTGATCAACAGCTTCATGATCCAGGGCGGCGGCTTTGCATCGGGCATGGACCAGAAGTCCACCCAGGCGCCGATTCAGAACGAAGCGCAAAACGGCCTGAAGAACGACCAGTACACCGTAGCCATGGCCCGCACCAGCGATCCCCATTCGGCCACCGCCCAGTTCTTCATCAACGTCGCCAAGAACGACTTCCTCAACCACACCTCGCCCACCCCTAGCGGCTGGGGCTATGCCGTGTTCGGCAAGGTGGTCAAGGGCAACGACGTGATCGACAAGATCAAGGCCGTCAAGACCGGCTCCAAGGGCATGCACCAAGACGTGCCCAAGGAAGAAGTGCTGATCGAAAAGGCTGTGGCCCTGTAA
- a CDS encoding arylesterase: MMTSIAIGFTAQAAAPQAPATILVVGDSISAEYGIARGTGWVALLQDKLEQSKNAGAYQVHNASISGDTTAGGRARFGQLLTQHKPGIVVLELGANDALRGLPLASTRANLAAMVESAQKAGAQVLLLGMQVPPNYGSKYTTDFAQVFTSLAREKKTAVVPFLLHGVADVPNAEKNFQADRIHPLASAHPQLLANVWPELQKLMK; this comes from the coding sequence ATGATGACCTCCATCGCTATAGGTTTTACAGCACAGGCTGCTGCACCACAGGCGCCTGCCACGATTTTGGTGGTGGGCGACTCGATCAGCGCCGAATACGGCATTGCCCGCGGCACCGGCTGGGTGGCGCTGCTGCAGGACAAGCTCGAACAAAGCAAAAACGCAGGCGCCTACCAGGTGCACAACGCCAGCATCAGCGGCGACACCACCGCCGGCGGCCGGGCCCGCTTTGGCCAGCTGCTGACGCAGCACAAGCCCGGCATCGTCGTGCTGGAGCTGGGGGCCAACGATGCGCTGCGCGGCCTGCCGCTGGCCAGCACCCGGGCCAACCTGGCAGCGATGGTGGAAAGCGCCCAAAAGGCTGGCGCCCAGGTGCTGCTGCTGGGCATGCAGGTGCCGCCCAACTACGGCAGCAAGTACACCACGGACTTTGCCCAGGTCTTCACCAGCCTGGCGCGCGAGAAGAAAACCGCTGTCGTGCCCTTCTTGCTGCACGGCGTGGCCGATGTGCCCAACGCGGAAAAGAACTTCCAGGCCGACCGCATCCACCCATTGGCCAGCGCCCACCCGCAGCTGCTGGCCAATGTCTGGCCCGAGCTGCAAAAGCTGATGAAATAA
- a CDS encoding PLP-dependent transferase — protein sequence MSSTPKHQAPITGIIHHPYTADAPFAAPQPGVFKASSVFFPNVAAMRSWDWKDKSAFTYGLHGTPTTYILEERIATLEGGSHCVLVPSGLASISVIGLALLKSGDHVLLPDNVYGPSKGFAESELQRFGVSIGYYDPMRVDHCASLIQDNTRLVWLEAAGSVSMEFPDLLGLVRLCKEKGIATALDNTWGAGLAFNCFDLDGDGSYRLGVDVSAHSLTKYPSGGGDVLMGSIVSRDAAVHRKVQATHMHLGLGVGVNDIETVLRSLPSLALRYHAQDAAARQLAAFMAEQPAVVQLLHPAFAGSPGHAHWQQLCGAGSVAGKQGAAAGLFSVVIDPRYSQQQIDLFCESLRLFKLAYSWGGPISLVVPYKISSMRALGESQLQPGTVVRFSIGLEDANDLQQDLAQALQKAFG from the coding sequence ATGAGCTCCACCCCCAAACACCAGGCACCGATCACCGGCATCATCCACCACCCCTACACCGCCGATGCGCCCTTTGCAGCGCCGCAGCCCGGCGTGTTCAAGGCATCGAGCGTGTTCTTTCCCAACGTGGCGGCAATGCGCAGCTGGGACTGGAAGGACAAGAGCGCCTTCACCTACGGCCTGCACGGCACGCCCACCACCTACATTCTGGAAGAGCGCATTGCCACCTTGGAAGGCGGCAGCCACTGCGTGCTGGTGCCCAGCGGCCTGGCATCGATCTCGGTGATTGGCCTGGCGTTGCTCAAGAGCGGCGACCATGTGCTGCTGCCCGACAACGTCTATGGCCCGAGCAAGGGCTTTGCCGAGAGCGAGCTGCAGCGCTTTGGCGTCAGCATCGGCTACTACGACCCGATGCGGGTGGACCATTGCGCCAGCCTGATCCAGGACAACACCCGCCTGGTGTGGCTGGAGGCGGCCGGCTCGGTCAGCATGGAATTCCCCGATTTGCTGGGTCTTGTGCGCCTGTGCAAGGAAAAAGGCATTGCCACGGCGCTGGACAACACCTGGGGCGCGGGCCTGGCCTTCAACTGCTTTGACCTGGATGGCGACGGCAGCTACCGCCTGGGCGTGGATGTGTCGGCGCATTCGCTCACCAAGTACCCCAGCGGCGGCGGCGATGTGCTGATGGGCTCCATCGTGTCGCGGGATGCAGCCGTGCACCGCAAGGTGCAGGCCACGCATATGCACCTGGGCCTGGGCGTGGGAGTGAACGATATCGAAACCGTGCTGCGCAGCCTGCCCAGCCTGGCGCTGCGCTACCACGCGCAAGATGCGGCAGCCCGGCAGTTGGCCGCCTTCATGGCCGAGCAGCCCGCCGTGGTGCAGCTGCTGCACCCAGCCTTTGCCGGCTCGCCCGGCCATGCGCATTGGCAGCAGCTCTGTGGCGCGGGCAGCGTGGCGGGCAAGCAGGGCGCAGCCGCAGGACTCTTTAGCGTGGTGATCGATCCGCGCTACAGCCAGCAGCAGATCGACCTGTTCTGCGAGAGCCTGCGCCTGTTCAAGTTGGCCTACAGCTGGGGCGGCCCGATCAGTCTGGTGGTGCCCTACAAGATCAGCAGCATGCGCGCGCTGGGCGAGTCCCAGCTGCAGCCGGGTACGGTAGTGCGCTTTTCGATCGGGCTCGAAGATGCCAACGACCTGCAGCAGGATCTGGCGCAAGCGCTGCAAAAAGCCTTTGGCTAA
- a CDS encoding phosphatase PAP2 family protein, translated as MDALNLQWFAWMAGGFGPTAWVLALARWLGMDGVALAGAALLWLWWKRPADRLYLLGSMLCCAAAVLLAHRLAVWLGHPRPFVMGLSPAYIDHAARGSLPSAHASAVFTLGFCLLWLRQLRLGGAAIVAVALAVSWGRVYCGVHFPLDIAAGAALGGVIALLFGWLWRHAGPVVQDPADLALQGAAAPRPSPLPASVE; from the coding sequence ATGGATGCATTGAATCTGCAATGGTTTGCATGGATGGCTGGGGGCTTTGGGCCCACCGCCTGGGTGTTGGCGCTGGCCCGCTGGCTGGGCATGGACGGCGTGGCGCTGGCCGGGGCGGCGCTGCTGTGGCTGTGGTGGAAGCGGCCGGCGGACCGCCTGTACCTGCTGGGCAGCATGCTGTGCTGCGCCGCTGCCGTGTTGCTGGCGCACCGGCTCGCCGTCTGGCTGGGGCATCCCCGCCCCTTTGTGATGGGGCTGAGCCCCGCCTATATTGACCATGCCGCCCGGGGCTCACTGCCCAGCGCGCATGCCAGCGCAGTCTTTACCCTGGGATTTTGCCTGCTGTGGTTGCGGCAGTTGCGCCTGGGCGGCGCGGCCATCGTGGCCGTGGCGCTGGCGGTGAGCTGGGGCCGGGTGTACTGCGGCGTGCATTTTCCACTCGATATTGCAGCCGGCGCTGCGCTGGGCGGGGTGATCGCGCTGTTGTTCGGCTGGCTGTGGCGGCATGCCGGGCCGGTGGTGCAAGATCCTGCTGACCTGGCTCTGCAGGGCGCTGCAGCGCCACGCCCATCGCCGCTACCCGCATCGGTGGAATAA
- a CDS encoding alpha/beta hydrolase: MLNLPLHHLYRAAAVDTPAPWLLVLMHGVGSNEQDLFGLAGMVPPAFHVLSLRAPYTLGPSSYAWFQFGVNPDGSRSIDTAQEKASRALVAQTCAEAAQALQIPAQRLVVGGFSQGGIMSLSALLTQPQLLQAIMVWHSRLLPEIAAEQVAPAQLAGHQAWISHGTADNVIPLAQAHAIRAALQATPVDLAYHEYPCRHELHPQELQDSMAWLQALTQAQRG; the protein is encoded by the coding sequence ATGTTGAACCTTCCCCTTCACCACCTGTACCGCGCCGCTGCGGTGGATACCCCAGCACCTTGGCTGCTGGTGCTGATGCATGGCGTGGGCAGCAATGAGCAGGATCTGTTTGGCCTGGCGGGCATGGTGCCGCCGGCTTTCCATGTGCTGAGCCTGCGCGCGCCCTACACCTTGGGGCCCAGCAGCTATGCCTGGTTCCAGTTTGGCGTGAACCCCGACGGCAGCCGCAGCATCGACACCGCGCAGGAGAAAGCCAGCCGCGCGCTCGTCGCCCAGACCTGCGCCGAGGCGGCACAGGCCTTGCAGATACCGGCCCAGCGGCTGGTGGTGGGTGGTTTCAGCCAGGGCGGCATCATGTCGCTCTCGGCGCTATTGACCCAGCCGCAGCTGCTGCAGGCCATCATGGTGTGGCACAGCCGCCTGTTGCCCGAGATTGCGGCCGAGCAGGTCGCGCCCGCGCAACTGGCTGGCCATCAAGCCTGGATCAGCCATGGCACCGCCGACAATGTGATTCCACTGGCGCAGGCCCATGCGATTCGCGCGGCGCTGCAAGCTACGCCTGTTGACTTGGCGTACCACGAGTACCCCTGCCGCCATGAGCTGCACCCGCAAGAGCTGCAGGACAGCATGGCCTGGCTGCAGGCTCTGACGCAGGCGCAGCGCGGCTAA